A genomic stretch from Sporolituus thermophilus DSM 23256 includes:
- the cas2 gene encoding CRISPR-associated endonuclease Cas2 has protein sequence MNHFVIYDIEDDKLRTKIFETCKDYGLRHAQYSMFFGELNHNRREEIFLKFKKIIGRKAARLVIVPVCDKDFRLVKSLNTYDESGEEDA, from the coding sequence ATGAATCACTTTGTTATATATGATATTGAGGATGATAAACTGCGGACGAAAATTTTTGAGACCTGCAAGGATTACGGCTTAAGACATGCCCAGTACAGTATGTTTTTCGGCGAACTCAATCATAACCGGCGGGAAGAGATTTTTTTAAAATTCAAGAAAATCATCGGCCGTAAAGCTGCACGACTCGTTATTGTTCCGGTCTGTGACAAAGATTTCCGGCTTGTAAAATCGTTAAACACTTACGATGAATCGGGTGAGGAAGATGCATAA
- a CDS encoding Uma2 family endonuclease, with protein MSLPAHTKQTYTYADYLSWPKDERWEIIGGVAYNMTPAPSRRHQEISGALFNVLYNYLRDKSCKVYTAPFDVRLPEGNESDAEIKNVVQPDIVVVCDKAKLDDQGCKGAPDFIAEIISAHTARKDVREKFYLYEKAGVKEYWIVHPNDRTVLTFSLGTDGKYGIPEMFGPDDEIPVNVLPGLVIKLNDIFRE; from the coding sequence ATGTCTTTACCCGCCCATACGAAACAGACCTATACTTATGCCGACTACCTGAGCTGGCCGAAAGACGAGCGATGGGAGATTATCGGCGGCGTAGCATATAACATGACCCCTGCCCCGTCCAGGCGGCACCAGGAAATTTCCGGCGCCCTGTTTAATGTCCTCTATAACTACTTGCGCGATAAGTCGTGTAAAGTATACACCGCCCCTTTTGACGTCCGGCTGCCGGAGGGCAATGAAAGCGATGCCGAGATAAAAAACGTCGTCCAGCCGGATATTGTGGTCGTATGCGACAAAGCTAAGCTTGATGACCAGGGATGCAAAGGGGCGCCAGACTTCATTGCTGAGATTATTTCTGCCCATACGGCCAGGAAGGATGTCCGGGAAAAGTTCTATCTTTATGAAAAAGCCGGTGTCAAGGAGTACTGGATTGTTCATCCCAATGACCGGACGGTATTAACTTTTTCTTTGGGGACTGACGGCAAGTACGGCATTCCGGAAATGTTTGGGCCGGATGATGAGATACCGGTAAATGTACTGCCTGGTTTGGTGATTAAACTAAATGACATCTTTCGGGAATAA
- a CDS encoding DUF4926 domain-containing protein gives MKIKELDVVRLKDGREGTVLEVYTDPVAFLIETDEDMSLWPTVGPDEIVEITYHSK, from the coding sequence GTGAAAATCAAAGAATTGGACGTCGTTCGGTTAAAAGATGGACGGGAGGGGACAGTTTTAGAGGTATACACTGATCCGGTAGCCTTTCTGATCGAAACCGATGAAGATATGAGCCTTTGGCCAACTGTAGGGCCAGATGAAATAGTCGAAATAACTTATCATAGTAAATAA
- the cas1 gene encoding CRISPR-associated endonuclease Cas1, translating to MHLFISNYGAFIGKKSERLMVKENGKVVGEYPFHDLEHITIDSLGVTISSDAIKECSEHGITISFMTPGGDSYALLYQPTLNGTVLTRREQLFAYRDERGIEMAKCFVNGKIGNQINTVKYFAKYRKTANPEEYKAVCSLVDEMAMLAGTLPQIKGTCIDEVRGSIMALEGRISNLYWECVKLLFSGNVQFPGREHRGAQDPVNSLLNYGYAILANQVERALVMAGLDPFGGFLHVDRPGKKSLVYDFIEEFRQPVVDRAVIAAVNKGMDIKIEDGLLDLATRKSLAAKIIERLEASERFQGRKQSLKTIIQAQARRIATFLRGEAKYKPFICGW from the coding sequence ATGCATCTGTTTATCTCAAATTATGGGGCGTTTATCGGCAAAAAAAGTGAACGGCTGATGGTAAAAGAAAACGGAAAAGTGGTAGGCGAGTATCCTTTTCATGACCTTGAACACATCACCATCGACAGCCTTGGTGTTACCATTTCCAGTGACGCTATTAAAGAATGTTCCGAACATGGGATAACCATCAGTTTCATGACTCCGGGCGGAGATTCATATGCCCTGTTGTACCAACCCACGCTTAACGGTACAGTCCTGACCCGGCGTGAGCAATTGTTCGCTTACCGGGATGAGCGAGGAATTGAGATGGCAAAGTGCTTTGTCAATGGCAAGATTGGCAACCAGATCAATACCGTGAAATACTTTGCCAAGTACCGGAAAACGGCTAACCCCGAGGAATATAAGGCTGTATGCAGTTTGGTGGACGAGATGGCGATGTTGGCCGGCACGCTTCCGCAAATAAAGGGAACCTGCATTGACGAGGTGCGGGGTAGTATTATGGCACTGGAAGGACGTATAAGTAACTTGTATTGGGAGTGTGTTAAACTGCTATTCTCCGGGAATGTTCAGTTTCCCGGACGGGAACATCGGGGCGCGCAGGACCCGGTTAATTCACTGCTCAATTATGGCTATGCCATTTTAGCTAATCAGGTAGAACGGGCACTTGTAATGGCCGGGCTTGACCCCTTCGGCGGTTTTTTGCATGTCGACCGCCCGGGCAAAAAGAGTTTGGTCTATGACTTTATCGAGGAATTTCGGCAACCGGTGGTGGATCGGGCGGTTATTGCCGCCGTTAATAAGGGTATGGACATAAAAATAGAAGACGGATTGCTTGATTTGGCTACGCGCAAGAGCCTCGCCGCTAAAATCATTGAACGGCTGGAGGCGAGTGAACGGTTTCAAGGCCGCAAACAGTCACTAAAAACTATCATCCAGGCGCAGGCTAGAAGGATTGCTACTTTCCTGCGCGGTGAGGCCAAGTACAAACCATTTATCTGCGGGTGGTAG
- the cas4 gene encoding CRISPR-associated protein Cas4, whose translation MHNLKVSDIKQYIYCPRIIYFLYVCPVKKKTTYKMEAGKEDHLILDKLEKRRTLKRYNLEEGQRIFHMHLASARLGLQGKLDMHIATVRGYFPVEFKFTERSASLNHKYQLISYAMLLEDHYDCTVRYGLLYLVPKKEIIPVEITPNARAFVYGILGKIRDIIATERMPDKTRHVVKCWDCEYKRFCGDVDDLRKEKKVNVFFN comes from the coding sequence ATGCATAATCTAAAAGTTTCCGATATTAAACAATATATTTATTGCCCGCGCATCATCTATTTTTTATATGTATGTCCGGTCAAGAAAAAAACTACTTATAAAATGGAAGCTGGCAAAGAGGATCACCTTATTCTCGATAAATTGGAAAAGCGCCGCACTCTGAAACGGTATAATTTAGAGGAAGGCCAGCGGATTTTTCATATGCATCTTGCTTCGGCCCGTCTTGGGCTTCAAGGGAAACTGGACATGCATATTGCGACCGTCAGAGGATATTTTCCAGTGGAATTCAAGTTTACCGAACGGAGCGCTTCGCTTAATCATAAGTATCAGCTTATCAGTTATGCGATGCTCCTCGAGGATCATTATGACTGCACCGTACGCTACGGGCTTTTATACCTCGTGCCGAAAAAAGAGATTATTCCGGTAGAAATTACTCCCAATGCTCGCGCTTTTGTGTATGGAATACTTGGGAAAATTCGCGATATTATCGCGACTGAGCGTATGCCGGACAAAACGCGCCATGTGGTTAAATGCTGGGACTGCGAGTACAAACGTTTCTGCGGCGATGTAGATGACCTGAGAAAGGAGAAGAAGGTAAATGTATTTTTTAACTGA
- the cas4a gene encoding type I-A CRISPR-associated protein Cas4/Csa1, with product MYFLTDDERKMFLKKMLPKARRLDIDEELRGWNWHQAPLEPVYEERLAVYEVSSGYCPTSRDLYLRRVLKNKLKPNFFMISGRVFHQIIVDVMENAKKQIYYHGTYAPEKLMAALRQPIAIKWPDDLNLLSAEQSQDIKTKGNFLRDYEQSRIAARIGEILTQQPYIGADSLAHLAIPLVCENKLDGRFLGLSQYLSADALILSEPMIIDLKFGAPQKFHRLSTTGYALAMEALYEVPVNLGCIVYGEFRNGRLIVTKDMHLIDDELRQWFIESRDSKMRMICEEIDPGIPEGCYEYCPGYEFCHQ from the coding sequence ATGTATTTTTTAACTGATGATGAACGGAAAATGTTTCTCAAAAAAATGCTGCCCAAGGCACGCCGCTTGGACATCGATGAAGAACTGCGCGGCTGGAATTGGCACCAGGCGCCACTTGAGCCGGTGTATGAGGAACGGCTGGCCGTATATGAGGTAAGTAGCGGCTATTGTCCCACCAGCCGTGATTTATATTTGCGCCGTGTTCTGAAAAATAAACTCAAACCCAATTTTTTCATGATATCGGGCCGAGTATTCCATCAAATAATAGTAGATGTAATGGAAAATGCGAAAAAACAGATTTATTATCATGGCACATATGCACCGGAGAAGCTAATGGCTGCGCTGCGGCAGCCAATTGCAATCAAATGGCCTGACGATTTGAATTTGCTTTCGGCCGAACAGAGTCAGGACATTAAGACAAAAGGAAACTTTCTGCGCGATTATGAGCAAAGCAGGATTGCAGCAAGAATTGGCGAAATATTAACGCAACAACCTTATATTGGCGCCGATTCCTTGGCGCATTTGGCAATCCCGCTGGTATGCGAAAACAAACTTGACGGGCGTTTCCTTGGGCTCAGCCAGTATTTGAGTGCCGACGCACTTATTCTGTCAGAACCGATGATAATTGATCTCAAATTTGGTGCGCCGCAGAAATTCCATCGCTTATCCACTACAGGTTATGCCTTGGCAATGGAGGCGCTGTACGAGGTACCCGTAAATTTAGGCTGTATTGTTTATGGCGAATTCCGCAACGGGCGCCTGATTGTGACGAAAGACATGCATCTGATTGACGATGAGCTGCGGCAGTGGTTTATTGAGTCGCGTGACAGTAAAATGCGTATGATATGCGAGGAAATTGACCCTGGCATACCGGAGGGATGTTATGAGTACTGTCCTGGTTATGAATTTTGCCACCAATAA
- a CDS encoding DUF6883 domain-containing protein, with protein MRQRDQVQKGGDEFLRKIDSANRRRLLGIKGDIACLHGRDWRQYLRQWKGHEDPRPRLTKTDFGLQRFGDIPPFSKEKVKIPTSKILNYCLDKNHKVGGSKAVAFEKVLGYIKDNYQELIHAIQENVSKYSPVYKGDNQHGQKFEIQIELTGPSG; from the coding sequence ATGCGCCAAAGGGATCAGGTACAAAAAGGTGGCGACGAGTTTTTGCGGAAGATTGACTCTGCCAATAGGCGTCGGTTGCTTGGTATCAAAGGAGATATTGCCTGTCTGCATGGTCGGGATTGGCGACAATATCTTAGGCAATGGAAAGGGCACGAAGATCCACGGCCGCGTTTAACTAAGACTGATTTTGGTTTGCAGCGCTTCGGGGATATACCTCCATTTAGTAAAGAAAAAGTAAAAATCCCGACATCTAAGATCTTAAATTACTGCCTAGATAAAAATCATAAGGTAGGTGGATCTAAAGCCGTTGCATTTGAAAAGGTGCTTGGGTATATTAAAGATAACTATCAGGAGTTAATTCACGCAATTCAAGAGAATGTTTCCAAGTATAGCCCGGTATATAAGGGCGATAATCAACATGGCCAGAAGTTTGAAATCCAGATTGAGCTAACTGGTCCAAGTGGCTGA